Part of the Benincasa hispida cultivar B227 chromosome 11, ASM972705v1, whole genome shotgun sequence genome, ATAACCCATTTCTGTTACTCTTCAGCTTGCTAACAGAACAATTAAGTACCCAGAATGAAAGATTGAAGACGTTCTGGTAAAGGTTGACAACTTCATATTCCCAGCAAACTTTATTATCTTGGACTATGAAGCGGATAGGGAGGTACCAATTATCCTTAGACGTCCATTCCTAGCTACTGGGAAAGTTTTAATTGACGTGCACAAAGGCGAATTGACTATGCACGTAGATAATCAAAAGGTGACGTTTAATTTGCTCAACGCATTAAAGTTCCCAGATAGTGAAGATTGTCAACTAAACAGTATTGAGTTGCCTGAAGAAGAGACCCATGTATGTGAGGTCCTCGCGTTGGAGAACCTGAAAGAATCAGAGCCACCAAGTCTGAGTGAGCAGCAGACAAAACTAACGCATCCATCACTTAAGGAACCACCAGAACTCGAGTTCAAACAGTTACCCGGACACTTGAAATACGCATTCCTTAGAACCAACAACACTTTACCTGTGATCATTTCCAAAAATCTTACAGAGCCTAACGAGCAATCTCTCTTACAGATGCTAAAAACACACAAGCGTGCAATAGGCTAGATGCTTGCGGATATCCATGGCATTAGTCctcttattgcatgcataaaattAGGCTGGAAGAAGGGAAGTCGGGGTCAATTGAGCCTCAAAGAAGGTTGAACCCcataatgaaagaagtggtcaagaaagaaattttaaaatagttagaCGCGAGAGTCATCTATTCTATATTTGACAGTAGTTGGGTAAGTCCAGTTCAATGCATTCCCAAGAAAGGGGGAACGACTGTGACAGTCAACAGTAATAATGAACTCATACCCTCAAGGAATGTCACGGGCTGGCACATCTGTATAGACTACAGGAAGCTCAACGCGGcaactaaaaaggaccacttcccCCTTTctttcatcgatcaaatgcttgaCAGACTTATAGGCAAagaattttattgctttcttgaTGGATACTCTTGTTATAACCAGATTTTGATAGATCCGGAAGATCAGGAGAAGACAACATTTACCTGTCCCTTTGGAACATTTGCATTCAGATgcatgccctttgggctatGTAACGCACATGGGACATTTCAAAGATGTATGATGGCTATCTTCTCTGACTTTCTAGAAAAGACGTTGAAGTCTTCATGGACgatttttcagtctttggagactcattccaGTCATGCCTAGATAATTTGGAGGCCATCCTCGCTCGATGCGAGGAAACAAACTTggtgctgaattgggagaaatgtcacttcatggtgactaTAGGAATTGTCTTAGCGCACAAAATATCCAAGGCTGGCCTGGAAGTAGATGTagccaaaatagatgtcatagcAAAACTTCCATCACCATCAAATGTTAAAACTTTACGAAGTTTTCTAGTGCATGCTGGCTTCTATAGACGGTTCGTTAGAGGATTTTCTCAGATTGCGCGACCTCTGAGCGCATTATTAGCGGTGAACTGGCCCTATGATTTTAATGAAGACTGCACTGACGCATTTGAAACCTTGAAGTATGCATTGACGACAGCTCCAGTACTAATAGCACCGAACTGGACGCAGCGTTTTATTCTTATGTGCGACGCGAATGATATGGCAGTtagggaagaagaagggaaatttGATACATCCCATCTCTTACGCGTCCAAAACACTAAATGACTCTCAGGAACACTACatcaccactgaaaaagaaattttgCTGTAGTATTTGGTATTGAAAAGTTTAGATCTTACCTAGTTGGTGCGTCAGCCACTATATATACCGATCACTCAGCCATAAAATTCCTGATGAGTAAAAAGGACGCGAAGCCAAGATTGATAAGATGGGTGCTACTGCTATAGGAGTTTGATATAGATATTCAGGACGGAAAAGGAACCGAGAACTAAGTGGCTGACCACATGTCTAGGCTAGAACATCAAAAAATGCAAGATCAAGAAAGTGAAATCAAGGATGCATTCCCTGATGAAAGCCTGTTTATTGTTGaaggcagggaaccttggtatgcggacatcgtcaATTACTTAACTACCAAGCAATTCCCTAGGAACTTCAACTCTCAGCAAAAGAAACGGTTAATACATGACaacaagttttatttttgggatgaaccgtTTCTATATAAGTAAGGCTCTGAATCCATAATGCGTCGATGCGTTCCGGAAGAGGAGACACAACACATCTTAGCTGAGTGTCATGACTCTCCTTACGGAGGGCATTTCGATGGTTAGAGAACCGCTGCGAAGATCCTTCAGAGCGGATACTTCTAGTCCACCTTCTTCAAAGACGCGAGGGAGTTTGTTCATAATTGTGACCCTTGCCAATGGACTGGGAATATTTCCTTAAGGGATGTaatgcccttgaacaatatTCTCGAAGTTGAGTTGTTTGATGTTTGGAGTATTGATTTTATGGGATCTTTTCCCTTGTCCTGCGGCCAACAGTATATCCTGCTTGCACTAGACTATGTGTCAAAATGGGTAGAAGCAGTAGCCTGTGCTAGGAATGATGCGTCCACTGTTTCCAAGTTTCTTACCAGGAACATTTTCACACGATTTTGAATGCCAAGAGCCCTGATAAGAAATGAAGATACGCACTTCATTAATCGcatcatttctaaattacttACAAAATATAATGTTCGGCACAAGATCTCTACTGCCTACCACccacaaacaaatggtcaagcGGAAGTATGCAATCGAGAAATCAAATCTATCCTGGAGAAACTCATCAATGCAACATGGAAGGACTGGGCACAGAGGCTAGATGAAGCTCTCTGGGTCTACAGGACTGCTTACAAAACccctataggtatgtctccatactcCCTTGTCACTTACCTTTAGAGTTGGAGCACAAGGCGTTTTGGGCAGTTAAGAAGCTAAACATGAACTTGGACGCCGCGGGCGCTAAACTCAAACTTCAGCACAATAAGCTCGAGGAGTGGTGATTGAAGGCATATGAAAACAACAAGCTatacaaagagaagaaaaagcgttggcatgaccaacacatcagtaagaaagaacttgttgttggccaaaaagttttattattcaattcacGTCGGCATTTGTTTCCAGGGAAGTTGAAATCCAAGTGGTCAGGACCCTTTATCATTAAGACAATCTTTCCATATGGAGCAGTGGAATTAATTCGAGAGGATGGCATCAACGCATTTAAAGTAAATGACCAAAAAGTAAAGCTATACTTTGAAGATGGACTGAAACATCAAAAGTCATCTCTCGCACTATGCGAAGCCAACTGAGGCCCCTGTCGAAGTATCCCGGACACTTCCTCTATCCTTGTCTTTTTGCATTCTGTATTTTATAATGCGTTTGcgtttgttggtttgtttgtCTGCCTATGATTTCAAGATTGATTGTTCTTTGTTTCTACCTTcataaattagaaattttacttgttttctttttaaaagttgtgTATAATCGAGTTGGGAATAACAGACGCGTTAGACTCaagtctaacgcatggcccAGTTGAAGGGACACGTCTCAAGAATATAAAAGCACTCGAGTGCTTAGAAGCCCAAGACGTCCCTTCAGCTTTACATTTATTATAGACGTCAGTAGCCCATTAACCTTTTCTCAGCCTATATAACGATCGAACGGttcatttccttcttcttcctcatttcaCTCTCGAGCTCTctgaaacaaaaaagaaaaaaaaacctagcCTCTTCGTTTCCCTCACCTTCGATTTGCTCAAGCCTACCTCCGACCACAATGTCATCCGCCTCAGATAGCCAGAACCAAACCGCGAGCTTTGGGAACGACTCGCCGGTAAGTTCCTATTCTTCCTCGTCTATTTCACTTTCGCCTCCCCCAAGTCCTAAAAAAACCTCTAAACCCTTTGCCCAATCCAAACCTACGCACGACGGAGCAACCTCCTCTTCCTCCCAAAGGCCATCGAAGCCCACCACAACACCTACAAAACTCCCTTCCAAAACCTCCAAAGCAATCGTTACTCTTCCGGCCAAGACCCCTCAACCAAAACCCAAAAGTACCCTTAAGCCGAAGCCCAAAACACCTGCAAAACTGAGGTTACGTCCGTCATCTACGACTACCTCTAAGCCTTACACCAAGCCTGCCCCACCACCATTCATTCCTAACATAACCCCAGTGGGTGCTAGCATGACCCCCTTCCAGCCTACCTCCACAATGCCCCATCTCCAGCCGTTCGTCCACCGCCTCCACTTTCAATCCAACCCTTAGCAACCATCTACCCTATCGACTCAGACATGTCTAGCCAACCACCGCGTTCGCCCATCGTCATATCCTCCCCTGGGACGCTTCATACCCTAGTGGACACCCCTCTATTCACTCCACTCATACCCTCCTCTGACAGTCCTGCATCAGAGCGTAACCCTGAAGAGTTGGCTGAATTGGCTCGATTGGACGAGCAGGAAGTATTTGGAGCTATTTTGGCGAGCCTCAATCAAGGCCAAGAGGAAAATCAAGTGATGTGTTTCGACCCACTTAACACATCACTCGACTTGGACGAAACGGAGCGATACGCTATGATGCTAGAGGCAAAATTAACAGAAGAAGATAGAAAAGGAGATAGAGGAGAAGAAGATGGGAGAATTGGCCCAGACGCATCTCATTCATGCCAAACCGACGCGAATGAAGGgcctttaaaataaaaaagagcaACAAGGAAGAGAAAGTTAatattggaggaagaagatgagtaATCTGCATCTGGCTCTGAGGATGCAACGCATGGGAGTTGCTCAAGGCACGATGCACTAGAGAAGGACTTGGAAGACTACCAGCCCGCAAGGCAAGGGCGAAGGAAGACGACTCTccaaatggaattggagaatgaaTTGAGAGAACTGGCAAGGGAAGCCAAAGAGCACACAATAGGAAAACGCAAGGTAATTGACGCGTTACCTAAGAAGACCTCGGGAAGAAAGTGCAAATTCAGTGATATACTTGTAAGAAAGGGCTTCTTTCCTGAGCGCCACCCACTGCCTATATACATAATAGAAACAATAAACGCATTGGGATGGAATCAGTTCTGTGTTGGGCACACATGTATTTGGCCCAACCTCGTCCGCATGTTCTATAATAGTAAGTTTGATATGGAGAAGAACATAGCCTTCATTGATGGGGTATTAGTGCGCTTCTCAGCCGACAAGATCAACAAAGTTTTCAACATTGATAATAATTCGGACACGGAAGGTAATCGCATCTTAGAGCAGCCAACACCAAGTCAATTGCAAGATGCGTTAAGAACGGTAGCCAAACTTGGAAGCAAGTGGCAAACTTCTAGAAATGGAGCAAAGATGCtagcttccaggaactaaaCTCCAAATGCGAATTTATGGTATTACTTGATCAAAAGaagcatcatgcctacaacACATGATGAAACGTTG contains:
- the LOC120090808 gene encoding extensin-like, which translates into the protein MSSASDSQNQTASFGNDSPVSSYSSSSISLSPPPSPKKTSKPFAQSKPTHDGATSSSSQRPSKPTTTPTKLPSKTSKAIVTLPAKTPQPKPKSTLKPKPKTPAKLRLRPSSTTTSKPYTKPAPPPFIPNITPVGASMTPFQPTSTMPHLQPFVHRLHFQSNP